One region of Termitidicoccus mucosus genomic DNA includes:
- a CDS encoding PD-(D/E)XK nuclease domain-containing protein produces the protein MPKRPIRFFNTAGPCNPDEHYMLPPAERLIGAQLHRYISDKLYWSLHAPRKTGKTTFLQSWMCEINAGAEAIACYVSVERCQGISETSRAMPAICTAIQDTAKRLELPVPLLTTADNESLLNNILGNWAELVAPKPLIVLFDEVDVLQDATLISFLRQLRDGYATRGVGKFPTSIALVGMRDLKDYITASKGGVAPNPGSPFNIKQDSAVIGNFSQADIARLFAQRTAETGQQITPEALDYVYDQSRGQPWIVNSLFMRATMRVLDTTSTESVTLAHVAAAREQMVLARETHLDALAYRMQDPRVRRVMESLITGAADPLLAETEGFRLCLDLGLVSIERGTPQVSTPLYREVLARHMTYGPQLAITEPTFRWQKPDGSLDMDSLLREFQKFWRRNSEIWEQTSNYTEAFPHLLLMAFLQRVTNGGGRIEREYAAGRGRLDLLVEYEKQSNIIEIKIIRDHDTPEIIREEGLGQVRAYRDKMGSAIPAYLIIFDRRSKALQLPWDQRIQWQTDGDVTVIGC, from the coding sequence ATGCCAAAACGTCCCATCCGCTTTTTTAACACCGCTGGCCCCTGCAATCCCGATGAACACTACATGCTCCCGCCCGCCGAGCGGCTCATCGGCGCGCAACTGCACCGCTACATCTCCGACAAGCTCTACTGGTCACTCCACGCCCCGCGTAAGACCGGCAAAACCACCTTCCTCCAAAGTTGGATGTGCGAGATCAACGCCGGTGCCGAGGCCATCGCGTGCTACGTCAGCGTCGAGCGTTGCCAGGGAATTTCCGAGACCAGCCGTGCCATGCCGGCGATCTGCACAGCCATTCAAGACACGGCAAAACGCCTGGAACTGCCGGTGCCACTATTGACGACCGCCGACAACGAAAGCCTGCTCAACAACATCCTCGGTAACTGGGCGGAACTCGTCGCGCCCAAACCGCTGATTGTGCTCTTTGATGAGGTAGATGTCCTTCAGGACGCCACGCTCATCAGTTTTCTGCGCCAGCTGCGGGACGGCTATGCTACGCGTGGCGTGGGCAAATTTCCGACCTCCATCGCCCTCGTTGGGATGCGCGATTTGAAGGACTACATCACCGCCAGCAAAGGCGGCGTCGCGCCCAATCCCGGCTCGCCCTTCAACATCAAGCAGGACTCCGCCGTCATCGGCAATTTCTCCCAAGCCGACATCGCCCGCCTCTTCGCCCAGCGCACGGCGGAGACCGGCCAGCAAATCACGCCGGAGGCGCTCGACTATGTTTATGACCAGTCGCGCGGTCAGCCGTGGATCGTCAACTCGCTTTTCATGCGCGCCACGATGCGCGTGCTCGACACCACCAGCACGGAGTCCGTCACGCTCGCCCACGTCGCCGCGGCGCGCGAGCAAATGGTGCTGGCGCGCGAGACCCACCTCGATGCCCTCGCCTACCGCATGCAGGACCCCCGCGTGCGCCGCGTCATGGAAAGTCTGATCACGGGCGCCGCCGATCCTCTTTTGGCGGAAACCGAGGGTTTCCGGCTTTGCCTTGATCTGGGACTCGTCTCCATCGAACGGGGAACACCGCAAGTCTCCACCCCCCTTTACCGCGAAGTCTTGGCCCGGCACATGACCTATGGCCCCCAGCTCGCGATAACAGAACCCACCTTTCGCTGGCAAAAGCCCGACGGCTCCCTCGACATGGACTCGCTGCTGCGCGAGTTCCAGAAATTCTGGCGGCGCAATTCCGAAATCTGGGAGCAAACTTCGAACTACACCGAGGCGTTTCCGCACCTGCTGCTGATGGCGTTTTTGCAACGCGTCACCAACGGCGGCGGGCGCATCGAGCGCGAATACGCCGCCGGGCGCGGACGCCTTGACCTGCTCGTGGAATACGAAAAGCAATCAAACATTATCGAAATAAAAATCATCCGCGACCACGACACGCCGGAAATCATCCGCGAGGAAGGTCTGGGGCAAGTCCGCGCCTACCGCGACAAGATGGGTTCCGCGATCCCGGCCTACCTGATCATCTTCGACCGCCGCTCCAAGGCGCTTCAACTCCCCTGGGACCAACGCATCCAATGGCAAACCGACGGCGACGTCACTGTCATCGGGTGCTAG
- a CDS encoding DNA primase, translated as MAKIKKEFLQTLKSAADIATIASRYTKMSQKGADWWGRCPFPDHQETHPSFKVSPSRGNFKCFGCGKAGDAVELIMALENTGFQEAVEIAAQSAGLPVEFENGLSGDTPKSLRSRLFETHEILQSWFKEQINRPENRPARDYIRKSRNFSLETIRARGFGFAPHNLSLEPWNLIVERFGAETAGASGLFYKTKAPGAPGMLRWSGRLMLPLPDAQGRVCAFIGRVIPGAQDNPSHCEAKYITSSNTPIYNKKSYLYNWHEALKNPPPDYLRHILVEGNLDAIRCSSLGFKHTFAAQGTEISEEQVRLLASLPRGILCLFDGDAPGLNAAFKLVPLCLKSCLDMRFARLNRSDPDTLFRGLHKEIAAGILQKLHQDSLSPVEFAVRHLQQLQQNPAAPQQIQNIVSQITSWLAASPFHTLVINCIHELAALLQLDPAPIWEDFKQNLRLHAPPDLPGTPPEILQIDTSRQRLQTLLDHGQNPEFAPMETLFLKITGNTVLPTSEALNIIMKTKQGCDTILAHKDLLSLREISRIEEFIQTCNRLLKDFPAQPAPAETG; from the coding sequence ATGGCCAAAATCAAAAAGGAATTTCTTCAAACTTTAAAATCCGCAGCGGACATCGCCACCATCGCCAGTCGCTACACCAAAATGTCCCAAAAGGGCGCCGACTGGTGGGGCCGCTGCCCGTTCCCCGACCATCAGGAAACCCATCCCTCCTTCAAGGTTTCCCCGAGCCGGGGAAATTTCAAATGCTTCGGCTGCGGCAAGGCCGGCGATGCCGTCGAGCTGATCATGGCCCTCGAAAACACCGGATTCCAAGAGGCCGTCGAAATCGCCGCCCAATCCGCCGGCCTCCCGGTCGAATTCGAAAACGGGCTGTCCGGCGACACCCCAAAAAGCCTCCGCTCCCGGCTGTTCGAGACCCATGAAATCCTCCAGTCCTGGTTCAAGGAACAAATCAACCGCCCGGAAAACCGGCCCGCCCGCGATTATATCCGCAAATCCAGGAATTTCAGCTTGGAAACCATCCGCGCCCGCGGTTTCGGCTTCGCCCCCCACAACCTTTCCCTCGAACCATGGAACTTGATCGTGGAAAGATTCGGAGCAGAAACCGCCGGCGCCTCCGGCCTGTTCTATAAAACAAAAGCCCCCGGCGCTCCCGGAATGCTCCGCTGGTCCGGCCGGTTGATGCTGCCCCTGCCCGACGCCCAAGGGCGCGTCTGCGCTTTCATCGGCCGCGTCATCCCCGGCGCTCAGGACAACCCGTCCCATTGCGAGGCCAAATATATCACCTCCTCCAATACCCCCATTTATAATAAAAAATCCTATCTGTACAACTGGCACGAGGCCTTGAAAAATCCGCCGCCGGACTACCTGCGCCACATTCTGGTCGAGGGCAACCTCGATGCCATCCGCTGCTCCTCACTCGGTTTCAAACACACCTTCGCCGCCCAAGGCACCGAAATCTCCGAGGAACAGGTCCGCCTGCTCGCCTCCCTGCCCCGGGGCATCCTGTGCCTTTTCGACGGCGATGCCCCCGGCCTCAATGCCGCCTTCAAACTCGTGCCGCTTTGCCTCAAGTCATGCCTCGACATGCGCTTCGCCCGGCTCAACCGGAGTGACCCCGACACGCTCTTCCGCGGTCTCCATAAGGAAATCGCGGCCGGCATCCTCCAAAAACTCCACCAAGACTCCTTGTCCCCGGTGGAATTCGCCGTCCGGCATCTCCAGCAGCTTCAACAAAATCCCGCGGCACCCCAACAAATCCAAAACATCGTCTCCCAAATCACCAGCTGGCTCGCCGCCTCCCCTTTCCATACCCTGGTCATAAACTGCATCCACGAACTCGCCGCCTTGCTCCAGCTCGACCCGGCCCCCATCTGGGAGGATTTCAAACAAAATCTCCGCCTCCACGCCCCGCCCGATCTCCCGGGCACCCCGCCGGAAATCCTTCAAATCGACACCTCCAGGCAGCGCCTTCAAACCTTGCTCGACCACGGGCAAAACCCTGAGTTCGCCCCAATGGAAACCCTTTTTCTAAAAATTACCGGCAACACCGTCCTGCCCACCTCGGAGGCCCTCAATATCATCATGAAAACCAAACAGGGCTGCGACACCATCCTCGCCCATAAAGATCTCCTGTCCCTGCGGGAAATCTCCCGCATCGAAGAATTTATCCAAACTTGCAACCGCTTGCTCAAAGACTTTCCCGCCCAGCCGGCCCCTGCGGAAACCGGATGA